The following are encoded together in the Archocentrus centrarchus isolate MPI-CPG fArcCen1 chromosome 23, fArcCen1, whole genome shotgun sequence genome:
- the LOC115773768 gene encoding tetraspanin-6-like — protein MGRLHIGLKRSYIVVLSLTGIISLLLLGLTLLSHGNIHQQDKAEYALSGIYFMYIISVVIIALTIFGAFGVWKEKKWALTVFVVGMILSSLLMLVVNITGLVAQPKLAENTEKHYRNLLPLVNATQDLNKLQTELMCCGIEGYQDWKSNIPESCLCTDEAINPCVAAPRNSSLFKGQKDDLHVMIYEKGCLMYLIKAMKSAFRMLFGMTLGFLLLWVLSIVLCIAILCQLDRNKDNSAVN, from the exons ATGGGAAGACTGCACATCGGCTTGAAACGGAGTTACATTGTCGTGCTAAGTCTGACAGGG ATCATCAGTTTGCTGCTCCTAGGACTCACTCTTTTATCTCATGGAAACATTCACCAACAGGATAAG GCAGAATACGCACTCAGTGGCATATATTTTATGTACATTATTTCTGTTGTAATTATTGCCTTGACCATCTTTGGTGCCTTTGGTGTCTGGAAAGAGAAGAAGTGGGCTCTAACAGTG tttgtAGTTGGAATGATTCTGAGCAGTCTCCTCATGTTGGTGGTAAATATTACAGGACTGGTTGCACAGCCTAAG ttAGCTGAAAACACGGAGAAGCATTACCGGAACCTTTTGCCGCTGGTTAATGCTACTCAAGACCTCAATAAGCTACAGACAGAA TTGATGTGTTGTGGAATTGAGGGCTACCAGGACTGGAAGTCCAACATCCCAGAATCCTGCCTGTGCACCGATGAGGCCATTAACCCATGT GTGGCAGCTCCTAGGAACAGCAGCCTGTTTAAGGGCCAGAAGGATGACCTGCATGTCATGATTTATGAAAAG GGATGCCTTATGTACTTAATCAAGGCCATGAAGAGTGCATTTAGGATGCTGTTTGGCATGACGCTGGGATTCTTGTTATTGTGG GTGTTGTCCATCGTGTTATGTATTGCCATTTTGTGCCAGCTTGATCGTAATAAAGACAACAGTGCAGTGAACTAA
- the LOC115773719 gene encoding tetraspanin-8-like isoform X2, translating into MGTMYIWLKRSYVVVISLIAIIGLLLLGHTLFSHGNMHQQEEVEKELKVIYFMYIVAVVIIALTIFGAFGVWKEKKWALIVFAVGMILSSLSMLVVNITGLVAVPKIAEDVKTQYWDLLNATEVFSAIQTELECCGLEGYQDWEFNIPESCLCTEEPTNPCVAAPRNSSLVNRQKDDLPVMIYEKGCFPYLIEAMMSIIRIVLGVMLGILLLWVLSIVLCIVILCQLDRKKHIPAVAYSAEAKAGNYTTLTELPDHS; encoded by the exons ATGGGCACAATGTACATCTGGTTGAAACGGAGTTACGTTGTCGTGATAAGTCTGATCGCG ATCATCGGTTTGCTGCTCCTGGGACACACTCTTTTTTCCCATGGAAACATGCACCAACAGGAAGAG GTAGAAAAAGAGCTCAAAGTCATATATTTTATGTACATTGTTGCTGTTGTAATTATTGCCTTGACCATCTTTGGTGCCTTTGGTGTCTGGAAAGAGAAGAAGTGGGCTCTAATAGTG tttgcaGTTGGAATGATTCTGAGCAGTCTCTCCATGTTGGTGGTAAATATTACAGGACTGGTTGCAGTACCTAAG aTAGCTGAAGATGTGAAGACTCAATACTGGGACCTGCTTAATGCTACTGAAGTCTTCAGTGCTATACAGACAGAA TTGGAGTGCTGTGGACTTGAGGGTTACCAAGATTGGGAGTTCAACATCCCAGAATCCTGCCTGTGCACTGAAGAGCCCACTAACCCATGT GTGGCAGCTCCTAGGAACAGCAGCCTGGTTAATCGTCAGAAGGATGACCTGCCTGTCATGATTTATGAAAAG GGGTGCTTTCCGTACTTAATTGAGGCCATGATGAGCATAATTAGGATTGTGCTGGGCGTGATGCTGGGAATCTTATTATTGTGG GTGTTGTCCATTGTGTTATGCATTGTCATCTTGTGCCAGCTGGATCGGAAGAAACACATCCCTGCAGTGGCGTACAGTGCAGAGGCAAAAGCAGGCAACTACACCACCCTCACAGAGCTTCCAGACCACTCTTGA